From the genome of Oncorhynchus clarkii lewisi isolate Uvic-CL-2024 chromosome 11, UVic_Ocla_1.0, whole genome shotgun sequence, one region includes:
- the LOC139420580 gene encoding ganglioside-induced differentiation-associated protein 1 isoform X1 — protein sequence MAAENSAEFQDDKEILINKGDVQEVQQKSGAVTESTTAKPSKMTLYHWTQSFSSQKVRLAIAEKGLICEEYDVSLPLSEHNEPWFMRLNPAGEVPVLVHNDNVITDPVQIMDYLDQNFRDEGTAKLIPEEGSMYYHRVQHYRELLDSLQMDAYTHGSILHPEITVDSHIPAYATTRIRAQIGNTESELKKLAEENPELKEAYMAKTRRLKHKLFDHDNMKYLKKILDELEKVLDQVETELQRRAEETPEEGSSQSWLCGEFFSMADVSLAVTLHRLKFLGLSRRYWGNGNRGNLEAYYERVLERPSFRRVLGHVNNILISAVLPAAFRVAKQHVPAFVGTTLLIGILGGATYLAFLYLKTRMLITRW from the exons ATGGCGGCGGAAAACAGCGCCGAATTTCAGGATGATAAAGAAATCCTCATCAACAAGGGTGATGTTCAAGAGGTACAACAAAAGAGCGGAGCTGTCACAGAAAGTACGACTGCCAAACCATCCAAAATGACACTGTATCATTGGACGCAGTCCTTCAGTTCGCAGAAG GTGCGTCTGGCCATAGCAGAGAAGGGACTGATCTGTGAGGAGTATGATGTCAGTCTGCCTCTTAGTGAACACAACGAGCCCTGGTTCATGAGACTGAACCCGGCAGGAGAGGTACCAGTCCTCGTCCACAATGACAACGTCATCACAGACCCTGTTCAGATCATGGACTATCTAGACCAGAACTTCAGAGATG AGGGAACTGCTAAGCTGATCCCCGAGGAAGGCAGTATGTACTACCACAGAGTCCAGCACTACAGAGAACTACTGGACTCTCTACAGATGGACGCCTATACACACGGCTCCATACTCCACCCAGAGATCACCGTGGACTCACACATCCCAGCCTACGCCACCACACGTATACGAG CACAGATTGGGAACACAGAGTCGGAGCTGAAGAAGCTAGCGGAGGAAAACCCAGAGCTAAAAGAGGCCTATATGGCTAAAACGAGGCGTTTAAAG CACAAGCTGTTTGACCATGACAACATGAAGTATCTTAAGAAGATTCTGGATGAGTTGGAGAAAGTTCTGGACCAGGTtgagacagagctacagaggagagcagaagaGACACCAG AGGAGGGCAGTAGTCAGTCGTGGCTGTGTGGAGAGTTCTTCAGCATGGCCGACGTCTCCCTGGCTGTCACCCTGCACCGCCTCAAGTTCCTGGGGCTTTCCCGCCGTTACTGGGGCAACGGGAACCGCGGCAACCTGGAGGCCTACTATGAGCGTGTCCTGGAGCGCCCGTCCTTCCGGAGGGTTCTGGGTCACGTAAACAACATCCTGATCTCGGCCGTGCTACCCGCCGCGTTCCGGGTGGCGAAGCAACACGTGCCGGCGTTCGTTGGCACCACGCTGCTCATAGGCATCCTGGGAGGAGCCACGTACCTGGCCTTCCTTTACCTGAAGACCAGGATGTTAATTACCAGGTggtag
- the LOC139420580 gene encoding ganglioside-induced differentiation-associated protein 1 isoform X2, which produces MAAENSAEFQDDKEILINKGDVQEVQQKSGAVTESTTAKPSKMTLYHWTQSFSSQKVRLAIAEKGLICEEYDVSLPLSEHNEPWFMRLNPAGEVPVLVHNDNVITDPVQIMDYLDQNFRDEGTAKLIPEEGSMYYHRVQHYRELLDSLQMDAYTHGSILHPEITVDSHIPAYATTRIRAQIGNTESELKKLAEENPELKEAYMAKTRRLKHKLFDHDNMKYLKKILDELEKVLDQVETELQRRAEETPEEGSSQSWLCGEFFSMADVSLAVTLHRLKFLGLSRRYWGNGNRGNLEAYYERVLERPSFRRVLGHVNNILISAVLPAAFRVAKQHVPAFVGTTLLIGILGGATYLAFLYLKTRMLITRW; this is translated from the exons ATGGCGGCGGAAAACAGCGCCGAATTTCAGGATGATAAAGAAATCCTCATCAACAAGGGTGATGTTCAAGAGGTACAACAAAAGAGCGGAGCTGTCACAGAAAGTACGACTGCCAAACCATCCAAAATGACACTGTATCATTGGACGCAGTCCTTCAGTTCGCAGAAG GTGCGTCTGGCCATAGCAGAGAAGGGACTGATCTGTGAGGAGTATGATGTCAGTCTGCCTCTTAGTGAACACAACGAGCCCTGGTTCATGAGACTGAACCCGGCAGGAGAGGTACCAGTCCTCGTCCACAATGACAACGTCATCACAGACCCTGTTCAGATCATGGACTATCTAGACCAGAACTTCAGAGATG AGGGAACTGCTAAGCTGATCCCCGAGGAAGGCAGTATGTACTACCACAGAGTCCAGCACTACAGAGAACTACTGGACTCTCTACAGATGGACGCCTATACACACGGCTCCATACTCCACCCAGAGATCACCGTGGACTCACACATCCCAGCCTACGCCACCACACGTATACGAG CACAGATTGGGAACACAGAGTCGGAGCTGAAGAAGCTAGCGGAGGAAAACCCAGAGCTAAAAGAGGCCTATATGGCTAAAACGAGGCGTTTAAAG CACAAGCTGTTTGACCATGACAACATGAAGTATCTTAAGAAGATTCTGGATGAGTTGGAGAAAGTTCTGGACCAG GTtgagacagagctacagaggagagcagaggagacacCAG AGGAGGGCAGTAGTCAGTCGTGGCTGTGTGGAGAGTTCTTCAGCATGGCCGACGTCTCCCTGGCTGTCACCCTGCACCGCCTCAAGTTCCTGGGGCTTTCCCGCCGTTACTGGGGCAACGGGAACCGCGGCAACCTGGAGGCCTACTATGAGCGTGTCCTGGAGCGCCCGTCCTTCCGGAGGGTTCTGGGTCACGTAAACAACATCCTGATCTCGGCCGTGCTACCCGCCGCGTTCCGGGTGGCGAAGCAACACGTGCCGGCGTTCGTTGGCACCACGCTGCTCATAGGCATCCTGGGAGGAGCCACGTACCTGGCCTTCCTTTACCTGAAGACCAGGATGTTAATTACCAGGTggtag